One window of Ziziphus jujuba cultivar Dongzao chromosome 5, ASM3175591v1 genomic DNA carries:
- the LOC107420618 gene encoding probable xyloglucan glycosyltransferase 12, with the protein MAPSFDWWAKESHRGTPVVVKMENPNWSMVELEGPSEDDFLITDSPGRTRDKGRGKNAKQLTWVLLLKAHRAAGCLTSIGSAMFGLAAAVRRRVASGRTDTDADADNDIQTSGDRGNENPTVKSRFYGCIKVFLWLSVLLLGFEVAAYFKGWHFGTPHFQLQSLWATPFGVKGFFDWVYLKWVSIRVEYLAPPLQFLANACIVLFLIQSVDRLILCLGCFWIRFKKIKPVPKEGVVDLESGEKDGFFPMVLVQIPMCNEKEVYQQSIAAVCNLDWPKSKLLIQILDDSDDPTTQLLIKEEVHKWQQEGANIVYRHRVLRDGYKAGNLKSAMNCSYVKDYEFVAIFDADFQPNSDFLKRTVPHFKDNEELGLVQARWSFVNKDENLLTRLQNINLAFHFEVEQQVNGVFINFFGFNGTAGVWRIKALEDAGGWLERTTVEDMDIAVRAHLHGWKFIFLNDVECQCELPESYEAYRKQQHRWHSGPMQLFRLCLPDIIRSKISFWKKFNMIFLFFLLRKLILPFYSFTLFCIILPMTMFIPEAELPAWVVCYIPATMSFLNILPAPKSFPFIVPYLLFENTMSVTKFNAMISGLFQLGSAYEWVVTKKSGRSSEGDLVSLVEKEPKHQRGVSVPDLEEMKEEIRQQEQKASRKKKHNRIYTKELALAFLLLTASARSLLSAQGIHFYFLLFQGISFLLVGLDLIGEQVA; encoded by the exons ATGGCACCCTCGTTTGATTGGTGGGCAAAGGAGAGCCATCGAGGTACGCCGGTGGTGGTCAAAATGGAGAACCCCAACTGGTCCATGGTTGAGCTAGAGGGTCCGTCAGAGGATGACTTCCTCATCACCGATTCACCGGGTCGTACCCGAGACAAAGGCCGTGGAAAGAACGCCAAGCAGCTCACTTGGGTCCTCCTTCTCAAAGCCCACAGAGCCGCCGGTTGCTTGACCTCCATTGGCTCCGCAATGTTCGGTCTCGCCGCCGCAGTACGACGCCGTGTCGCTTCCGGTCGGACAGATACCGACGCTGATGCCGATAACGACATCCAAACCAGTGGCGACCGAGGAAATGAAAACCCCACAGTGAAGAGCAGGTTCTATGGTTGTATAAAAGTGTTTCTTTGGCTTTCTGTGCTTTTGTTAGGGTTTGAAGTGGCAGCTTATTTTAAGGGTTGGCATTTTGGTACACCGCATTTTCAACTGCAGTCCTTATGGGCTACGCCATTTGGGGTTAAGGGTTTCTTCGATTGGGTTTATTTGAAGTGGGTTTCCATTCGGGTGGAGTACCTCGCTCCTCCTCTTCAATTCCTAGCCAATGCCTGTATTGTGCTCTTCCTTATTCAGAGTGTGGATAGGCTAATCCTTTGCTTGGGCTGTTTCTGGATCCGATTTAAGAAGATCAAACCAGTTCCAAAGGAAGGTGTTGTTGATCTTGAATCTGGTGAAAAAGATGGTTTCTTCCCCATGGTTCTTGTGCAGATCCCCATGTGCAATGAAAAGGAG GTTTATCAGCAATCGATTGCTGCTGTTTGCAATTTAGACTGGCCTAAATCGAAATTGTTAATTCAAATTCTTGATGATTCGGATGACCCGACAACACAGCTGCTGATCAAAGAGGAGGTTCACAAATGGCAGCAAGAAGGTGCTAACATTGTCTATCGGCATCGGGTTCTTAGAGATGGTTACAAGGCTGGTAATCTCAAGTCTGCGATGAATTGCAGTTATGTCAAAGACTACGAGTTCGTTGCCATTTTTGACGCTGATTTTCAGCCCAACTCTGATTTTCTTAAAAGAACAGTCCCACACTTCAAG GATAACGAAGAACTGGGGCTGGTTCAGGCAAGGTGGTCCTTTGTAAATAAGGACGAGAACCTACTGACGAGGTTGCAGAATATTAATTTGGCATTTCACTTCGAGGTAGAACAGCAAGTGAACGGTGTTTTCATTAATTTCTTTGGTTTCAATGGGACGGCCGGTGTGTGGAGGATAAAGGCTTTGGAAGATGCTGGTGGTTGGTTAGAAAGGACCACTGTTGAGGACATGGACATTGCTGTGCGAGCACACCTTCATGGATGGAAATTCATCTTCCTCAATGATGTTGAG TGCCAGTGTGAATTACCAGAATCTTATGAAGCTTATAGGAAACAACAACACAGATGGCATTCTGGACCCATGCAGTTGTTTCGCCTCTGTTTGCCTGATATCATCCGGTCCAAG ATCAGCTTCTGGAAGAAATTCAATATGatatttctcttctttcttctccgGAAACTTATTTTGCCCTTCTATTCTTTTACACTTTTTTGCATTATTCTCCCAATGACAATGTTCATCCCTGAGGCTGAGCTCCCAGCCTGGGTTGTATGTTATATCCCAGCAACTATGTCATTTCTCAATATCCTTCCAGCCCCCAAATCATTTCCTTTCATTGTTCCTTACCTTCTATTTGAGAACACCATGTCGGTGACCAAGTTTAATGCCATGATCTCTGGGTTATTCCAGCTTGGTAGTGCATACGAATGGGTCGTCACTAAGAAGTCCGGGCGATCATCTGAGGGTGATCTTGTTTCCTTGGTTGAGAAAGAACCAAAGCATCAAAGGGGGGTCTCAGTACCTGATCTTGAGGAAATGAAGGAGGAAATTCGACAGCAGGAACAGAAGGCTTCTAGAAAGAAGAAGCATAACAGGATATATACAAAGGAGCTCGCACTGGCTTTCCTTCTTCTAACAGCTTCAGCAAGGAGCCTCCTTTCTGCTCAGGGTATCCATTTTTACTTCTTGCTGTTTCAGGGAATATCCTTCCTGCTGGTTGGTCTCGACTTGATTGGTGAGCAGGTTGCTTGA
- the LOC107420637 gene encoding transcription factor bHLH74 isoform X2, which yields MEMSGHENEDVGFQHRSESILNCPSSGMSTTHLPEKVSGMTMSSLSIFKPSNGADPFFASAWDPIVSLSQSENFGDSSMVSHGELSNPPYPVVLENQGMNSTSHLVQYPSDSSFVEMVPKLPCFGSGSFSEMVGSFGLAECSGIANTGCPPKYTLHKEKATERASPIGAQSHDGRETEDGGIGSSSSGKRRKRALDSSSPFSPNKNAEGEQHKDLSGESSDVMKDHEEKKHKAEENTSGNIRNKQTGKQSKDSSHSEEAPKENYIHVRARRGQATNSHSLAERVRREKISERMRLLQELVPGCNKITGKAVMLDEIINYVQSLQQQVEFLSMKLATVNPELNIDIERILSKDILNSRGGNGAIFGFGPGINSSQPYQHGIFQGTLPTVPSTSPQYTSLPQTVLDNELQGLFHMGFDSSSAIDNLGANGLLKPEL from the exons ATG GAAATGAGCGGTCATGAAAATGAGGATGTGGGGTTTCAACATAGAAGTGAGAGTATTCTCAATTGTCCATCTTCAGGGATGAGCACAACCCACCTGCCTGAAAAGGTTTCAGGAATGACAATGAGCTCATTGTCCATATTTAAACCTTCTAATGGCGCTGACCCTTTCTTTGCTTCTGCTTGGGATCCAATTGTATCGTTGAGTCAGAGTGAGAATTTTGGAGATTCTTCAATGGTTTCTCACGGTGAACTTTCCAATCCACCTTACCCTGTTGTGTTGGAAAATCAGGGAATGAACAGCACCTCCCACCTTGTTCAGTATCCATCCGATTCAAGTTTTGTTGAGATGGTGCCTAAACTTCCATGCTTTGGAAGTGGGAGTTTCTCGGAAATGGTGGGTTCTTTTGGCTTAGCCGAGTGTTCCGGCATTGCTAATACTGGTTGTCCTCCAAAGTATACCCTGCACAAGGAGAAAGCGACTGAGAGGGCTTCACCAATTGGTGCACAATCTCATGATGGTCGTGAAACTGAAGACGGTGGTATAGGTTCATCATCCAGTGGGAAGAGAAGAAAACGTGCGCTAGATTCCAGTTCTCCATTCAGTCCAAACAAG AATGCGGAAGGAGAACAACACAAGGATCTATCTGGGGAGAGCTCTGATGTTATGAAAGATCATGAAGAAAAGAAACACAAAGCTGAAGAGAATACGAGTGGAAACATCCGCAATAAGCAGACAGGGAAACAATCCAAGGACAGTTCTCACAGTGAAGAAGCTCCCAAGGAAAATTACATTCATGTGAGAGCTCGGAGAGGTCAGGCTACAAATAGTCATAGCCTTGCAGAAAGG GTAAGAAGAGAAAAGATTAGTGAGCGGATGAGATTGCTTCAAGAACTTGTTCCGGGATGCAATAAG ATTACTGGGAAAGCAGTAATGCTTGATGAGATCATCAACTATGTGCAGTCGTTGCAACAGCAGGTTGAG TTCTTGTCAATGAAACTTGCAACTGTCAATCCTGAACTGAACATTGATATAGAACGAATTCTATCCAAAGAT ATTCTTAATTCACGAGGTGGCAACGGAGCTATTTTTGGATTTGGTCCTGGAATCAACTCTTCTCAACCTTACCAACATGGAATCTTTCAGGGAACATTGCCAACTGTACCCAGTACATCTCCACAGTATACTTCTTTGCCTCAG ACTGTATTAGACAATGAGCTCCAAGGTCTTTTCCATATGGGATTTGATTCCAGTTCAGCTATTGACAATCTGGGGGCAAATG GGCTCTTGAAACCAGAGCTATAA
- the LOC107420637 gene encoding transcription factor bHLH74 isoform X3, which translates to MSGHENEDVGFQHRSESILNCPSSGMSTTHLPEKVSGMTMSSLSIFKPSNGADPFFASAWDPIVSLSQSENFGDSSMVSHGELSNPPYPVVLENQGMNSTSHLVQYPSDSSFVEMVPKLPCFGSGSFSEMVGSFGLAECSGIANTGCPPKYTLHKEKATERASPIGAQSHDGRETEDGGIGSSSSGKRRKRALDSSSPFSPNKNAEGEQHKDLSGESSDVMKDHEEKKHKAEENTSGNIRNKQTGKQSKDSSHSEEAPKENYIHVRARRGQATNSHSLAERVRREKISERMRLLQELVPGCNKITGKAVMLDEIINYVQSLQQQVEFLSMKLATVNPELNIDIERILSKDILNSRGGNGAIFGFGPGINSSQPYQHGIFQGTLPTVPSTSPQYTSLPQTVLDNELQGLFHMGFDSSSAIDNLGANAGLLKPEL; encoded by the exons ATGAGCGGTCATGAAAATGAGGATGTGGGGTTTCAACATAGAAGTGAGAGTATTCTCAATTGTCCATCTTCAGGGATGAGCACAACCCACCTGCCTGAAAAGGTTTCAGGAATGACAATGAGCTCATTGTCCATATTTAAACCTTCTAATGGCGCTGACCCTTTCTTTGCTTCTGCTTGGGATCCAATTGTATCGTTGAGTCAGAGTGAGAATTTTGGAGATTCTTCAATGGTTTCTCACGGTGAACTTTCCAATCCACCTTACCCTGTTGTGTTGGAAAATCAGGGAATGAACAGCACCTCCCACCTTGTTCAGTATCCATCCGATTCAAGTTTTGTTGAGATGGTGCCTAAACTTCCATGCTTTGGAAGTGGGAGTTTCTCGGAAATGGTGGGTTCTTTTGGCTTAGCCGAGTGTTCCGGCATTGCTAATACTGGTTGTCCTCCAAAGTATACCCTGCACAAGGAGAAAGCGACTGAGAGGGCTTCACCAATTGGTGCACAATCTCATGATGGTCGTGAAACTGAAGACGGTGGTATAGGTTCATCATCCAGTGGGAAGAGAAGAAAACGTGCGCTAGATTCCAGTTCTCCATTCAGTCCAAACAAG AATGCGGAAGGAGAACAACACAAGGATCTATCTGGGGAGAGCTCTGATGTTATGAAAGATCATGAAGAAAAGAAACACAAAGCTGAAGAGAATACGAGTGGAAACATCCGCAATAAGCAGACAGGGAAACAATCCAAGGACAGTTCTCACAGTGAAGAAGCTCCCAAGGAAAATTACATTCATGTGAGAGCTCGGAGAGGTCAGGCTACAAATAGTCATAGCCTTGCAGAAAGG GTAAGAAGAGAAAAGATTAGTGAGCGGATGAGATTGCTTCAAGAACTTGTTCCGGGATGCAATAAG ATTACTGGGAAAGCAGTAATGCTTGATGAGATCATCAACTATGTGCAGTCGTTGCAACAGCAGGTTGAG TTCTTGTCAATGAAACTTGCAACTGTCAATCCTGAACTGAACATTGATATAGAACGAATTCTATCCAAAGAT ATTCTTAATTCACGAGGTGGCAACGGAGCTATTTTTGGATTTGGTCCTGGAATCAACTCTTCTCAACCTTACCAACATGGAATCTTTCAGGGAACATTGCCAACTGTACCCAGTACATCTCCACAGTATACTTCTTTGCCTCAG ACTGTATTAGACAATGAGCTCCAAGGTCTTTTCCATATGGGATTTGATTCCAGTTCAGCTATTGACAATCTGGGGGCAAATG CAGGGCTCTTGAAACCAGAGCTATAA
- the LOC107420637 gene encoding transcription factor bHLH74 isoform X1, translated as MEMSGHENEDVGFQHRSESILNCPSSGMSTTHLPEKVSGMTMSSLSIFKPSNGADPFFASAWDPIVSLSQSENFGDSSMVSHGELSNPPYPVVLENQGMNSTSHLVQYPSDSSFVEMVPKLPCFGSGSFSEMVGSFGLAECSGIANTGCPPKYTLHKEKATERASPIGAQSHDGRETEDGGIGSSSSGKRRKRALDSSSPFSPNKNAEGEQHKDLSGESSDVMKDHEEKKHKAEENTSGNIRNKQTGKQSKDSSHSEEAPKENYIHVRARRGQATNSHSLAERVRREKISERMRLLQELVPGCNKITGKAVMLDEIINYVQSLQQQVEFLSMKLATVNPELNIDIERILSKDILNSRGGNGAIFGFGPGINSSQPYQHGIFQGTLPTVPSTSPQYTSLPQTVLDNELQGLFHMGFDSSSAIDNLGANAGLLKPEL; from the exons ATG GAAATGAGCGGTCATGAAAATGAGGATGTGGGGTTTCAACATAGAAGTGAGAGTATTCTCAATTGTCCATCTTCAGGGATGAGCACAACCCACCTGCCTGAAAAGGTTTCAGGAATGACAATGAGCTCATTGTCCATATTTAAACCTTCTAATGGCGCTGACCCTTTCTTTGCTTCTGCTTGGGATCCAATTGTATCGTTGAGTCAGAGTGAGAATTTTGGAGATTCTTCAATGGTTTCTCACGGTGAACTTTCCAATCCACCTTACCCTGTTGTGTTGGAAAATCAGGGAATGAACAGCACCTCCCACCTTGTTCAGTATCCATCCGATTCAAGTTTTGTTGAGATGGTGCCTAAACTTCCATGCTTTGGAAGTGGGAGTTTCTCGGAAATGGTGGGTTCTTTTGGCTTAGCCGAGTGTTCCGGCATTGCTAATACTGGTTGTCCTCCAAAGTATACCCTGCACAAGGAGAAAGCGACTGAGAGGGCTTCACCAATTGGTGCACAATCTCATGATGGTCGTGAAACTGAAGACGGTGGTATAGGTTCATCATCCAGTGGGAAGAGAAGAAAACGTGCGCTAGATTCCAGTTCTCCATTCAGTCCAAACAAG AATGCGGAAGGAGAACAACACAAGGATCTATCTGGGGAGAGCTCTGATGTTATGAAAGATCATGAAGAAAAGAAACACAAAGCTGAAGAGAATACGAGTGGAAACATCCGCAATAAGCAGACAGGGAAACAATCCAAGGACAGTTCTCACAGTGAAGAAGCTCCCAAGGAAAATTACATTCATGTGAGAGCTCGGAGAGGTCAGGCTACAAATAGTCATAGCCTTGCAGAAAGG GTAAGAAGAGAAAAGATTAGTGAGCGGATGAGATTGCTTCAAGAACTTGTTCCGGGATGCAATAAG ATTACTGGGAAAGCAGTAATGCTTGATGAGATCATCAACTATGTGCAGTCGTTGCAACAGCAGGTTGAG TTCTTGTCAATGAAACTTGCAACTGTCAATCCTGAACTGAACATTGATATAGAACGAATTCTATCCAAAGAT ATTCTTAATTCACGAGGTGGCAACGGAGCTATTTTTGGATTTGGTCCTGGAATCAACTCTTCTCAACCTTACCAACATGGAATCTTTCAGGGAACATTGCCAACTGTACCCAGTACATCTCCACAGTATACTTCTTTGCCTCAG ACTGTATTAGACAATGAGCTCCAAGGTCTTTTCCATATGGGATTTGATTCCAGTTCAGCTATTGACAATCTGGGGGCAAATG CAGGGCTCTTGAAACCAGAGCTATAA